From Tripterygium wilfordii isolate XIE 37 chromosome 13, ASM1340144v1, whole genome shotgun sequence, the proteins below share one genomic window:
- the LOC120013650 gene encoding tricalbin-3-like isoform X2, which yields MSMQYSYASLDFSQIYSQQLCPCKDNRSIRPSVPFSKKRRKKIIASFLHIGYPRKFSFRACVIPNKNDKNSSFNVELADSTRRFARNFVVKQLSNELEGEDLSKESSSSVGMASNFTGFEEDPIVDKLRTQLGVIHPIPSPPINRGVAGLFVFFFFVGVAFDKLWTSRKKSKMGKDGPLVVWPQVPTSFSTFLEKDLQRKESVEWVNMVLGKLWKVYRGGIENWLIGLLQPVIDDLKKPDYVKRVEIKQLSLGDEPLSVRNVERRTSRGVNDLQYQIGLRYTGGARMLLMLSLKFGIIPIVVPVGVRDFDIDGELWVKLRLIPTEPWVGAVSWAFVSLPKIKFELSPFRLFNLMAIPVLSMFLTKLLTEDLPRLFVRPKKIVLDFQKGKAVGPVANDFKSGEIQDGNKDFVGELSLTLVDARKLSYVFFGKTDPYVTLSVGDQIIRSKKNSQTTVIGPPGEPIWNQDFHMLVANPKKQKLHIQVKDSLGFMDFTIGTGEVDLGSLQDTVPTDRIVVLRGGWGLFRKGSSGEILLRLTYKAYVEDEEDDRSEVRSIDVDASDDEMSDYDESNASYVRGGTEYSDGTDKESFMDVLAALLVSEEFQGIVASEAGSSKVSDDVSRTGSTIPISRSLNTGSMPSDSSNSSESSSGSALFWLAVITSISVLIAFNIGGTSFFNP from the exons ATGAGTATGCAGTATTCCTATGCGAGCTTGGACTTCTCGCAGATTTATTCTCAACAACTGTGTCCATGTAAGGATAATCGTTCAATCAGGCCGTCTGTTCCCTTCTCCAAGAAGAGGCggaaaaaaattattgccaGTTTTTTGCATATAGGCTATCCTAGGaaattcagctttcgtgcctGTGTGATACCTAACAAAAATGATAAGAACAGCAGTTTCAACGTGGAATTAGCGGATTCTACTAGACGGTTTGCGAGGAATTTTGTTGTGAAGCAACTATCCAATGAATTGGAGGGCGAGGATTTGTCTAAAGAATCATCGTCCTCTGTGGGAATGGCATCGAACTTCACTGGTTTTGAAGAAGATCCTATTGTTGATAAGTTGAGGACCCAATTGGGAGTGATACACCCAATCCCTTCACCGCCAATTAATAGAGGTGTTGCAGggttgtttgtatttttcttctttgtggGAGTTGCTTTTGATAAATTATGGACTTCTAGGAAGAAGAGCAAAATGGGGAAGGATGGCCCTCTTGTGGTGTGGCCACAAGTGCCTACGAGCTTTTCAACATTTCTAGAAAAGGATTTGCAGAGAAAGGAGTCCGTGGAATGGGTAAACATGGTGTTGGGGAAGTTGTGGAAGGTTTACAGGGGTGGGATCGAGAATTGGCTCATTGGTTTGCTCCAACCGGTTATTGATGATCTTAAAAAACCTGATTATGTAAAGAGGGTTGAGATTAAGCAACTTTCTTTGGGGGATGAGCCTTTGTCTGTCAGGAATGTCGAGCGCAGGACTTCCAGAGGTGTCAATGATCTGCA GTACCAAATAGGCCTCCGTTATACTGGTGGTGCTCGCATGCTTTTAATGCTCTCGCTAAAATTTGGCATTATACCTATTGTTGTTCCAGTTGGTGTTCGAGATTTCGACATTGATGGGGAACTTTGGGTCAAATTACGACTGATACCAACAGAGCCTTGGGTTGGAGCTGTTTCATGGGCTTTTGTTTCActtccaaaaatcaaatttgaattaTCACCATTTCGTTTGTTTAACTTAATGG CGATCCCAGTTCTCTCAAT GTTTTTGACAAAACTTCTCACTGAAGATTTGCCTCGACTATTTGTACGTCCGAAGAAAATTGTTCTAGATTTCCagaaaggaaaagcagttgGTCCTGTAGCAAATGATTTCAAATCTGGAGAAATCCAGGATGGAAACAAAGATTTTGTTGGAGAACTATCACTGACTTTAGTTGATGCTCGGAAACTTTCTTATGTTTTCTTTG GTAAAACAGATCCATATGTAACTTTAAGTGTAGGAGATCAAATTATACGCAGTAAAAAAAACAGCCAAACAACTGTCATTGGCCCTCCTGGTGAGCCAATTTGGAATCAG gattttcatatgcttgttgCAAAtcctaaaaaacaaaaattacacaTCCAGGTGAAAGACTCCCTTGGATTTATGGATTTCACCATTGGCACTGGAGAG GTTGATTTGGGATCACTTCAAGACACTGTACCAACGGACAGGATTGTGGTCTTGCGAGGAGGTTGGGGACTGTTCAGAAAGGGGTCTTCTGGGGAGATATTACTTCGACTGACTTATAAGGCCTATGTTGAGGACGAGGAAGATGACAGGAGTGAGGTGCGATCCATCGATGTGGATGCTTCAGATGATGAGATGTCTGATTATGATGAATCAAATGCTAGCTATGTGAGGGGTGGGACTGAATATTCAGATGGAACGGATAAAGAATCATTTATGGATGTTCTAGCAGCTTTGCTCGTGAGCGAGGAATTTCAAGGGATAGTGGCATCTGAAGCGGGAAGTTCAAAAGTTTCAGATGATGTCTCACGTACAGGGTCCACAATACCTATATCACGCAGCCTTAATACTGGATCAATGCCCTCAGATTCTAGCAATAGCTCTGAGTCTTCTAGTG GATCAGCCTTATTTTGGCTCGCTGTGATTACTAGTATTTCAGTGTTAATAGCGTTTAACATTGGTGGTACAAGCTTCTTCAATCCATGA
- the LOC120013650 gene encoding tricalbin-3-like isoform X1, with translation MSMQYSYASLDFSQIYSQQLCPCKDNRSIRPSVPFSKKRRKKIIASFLHIGYPRKFSFRACVIPNKNDKNSSFNVELADSTRRFARNFVVKQLSNELEGEDLSKESSSSVGMASNFTGFEEDPIVDKLRTQLGVIHPIPSPPINRGVAGLFVFFFFVGVAFDKLWTSRKKSKMGKDGPLVVWPQVPTSFSTFLEKDLQRKESVEWVNMVLGKLWKVYRGGIENWLIGLLQPVIDDLKKPDYVKRVEIKQLSLGDEPLSVRNVERRTSRGVNDLQYQIGLRYTGGARMLLMLSLKFGIIPIVVPVGVRDFDIDGELWVKLRLIPTEPWVGAVSWAFVSLPKIKFELSPFRLFNLMAIPVLSMFLTKLLTEDLPRLFVRPKKIVLDFQKGKAVGPVANDFKSGEIQDGNKDFVGELSLTLVDARKLSYVFFGKTDPYVTLSVGDQIIRSKKNSQTTVIGPPGEPIWNQDFHMLVANPKKQKLHIQVKDSLGFMDFTIGTGEVDLGSLQDTVPTDRIVVLRGGWGLFRKGSSGEILLRLTYKAYVEDEEDDRSEVRSIDVDASDDEMSDYDESNASYVRGGTEYSDGTDKESFMDVLAALLVSEEFQGIVASEAGSSKVSDDVSRTGSTIPISRSLNTGSMPSDSSNSSESSSDAGSALFWLAVITSISVLIAFNIGGTSFFNP, from the exons ATGAGTATGCAGTATTCCTATGCGAGCTTGGACTTCTCGCAGATTTATTCTCAACAACTGTGTCCATGTAAGGATAATCGTTCAATCAGGCCGTCTGTTCCCTTCTCCAAGAAGAGGCggaaaaaaattattgccaGTTTTTTGCATATAGGCTATCCTAGGaaattcagctttcgtgcctGTGTGATACCTAACAAAAATGATAAGAACAGCAGTTTCAACGTGGAATTAGCGGATTCTACTAGACGGTTTGCGAGGAATTTTGTTGTGAAGCAACTATCCAATGAATTGGAGGGCGAGGATTTGTCTAAAGAATCATCGTCCTCTGTGGGAATGGCATCGAACTTCACTGGTTTTGAAGAAGATCCTATTGTTGATAAGTTGAGGACCCAATTGGGAGTGATACACCCAATCCCTTCACCGCCAATTAATAGAGGTGTTGCAGggttgtttgtatttttcttctttgtggGAGTTGCTTTTGATAAATTATGGACTTCTAGGAAGAAGAGCAAAATGGGGAAGGATGGCCCTCTTGTGGTGTGGCCACAAGTGCCTACGAGCTTTTCAACATTTCTAGAAAAGGATTTGCAGAGAAAGGAGTCCGTGGAATGGGTAAACATGGTGTTGGGGAAGTTGTGGAAGGTTTACAGGGGTGGGATCGAGAATTGGCTCATTGGTTTGCTCCAACCGGTTATTGATGATCTTAAAAAACCTGATTATGTAAAGAGGGTTGAGATTAAGCAACTTTCTTTGGGGGATGAGCCTTTGTCTGTCAGGAATGTCGAGCGCAGGACTTCCAGAGGTGTCAATGATCTGCA GTACCAAATAGGCCTCCGTTATACTGGTGGTGCTCGCATGCTTTTAATGCTCTCGCTAAAATTTGGCATTATACCTATTGTTGTTCCAGTTGGTGTTCGAGATTTCGACATTGATGGGGAACTTTGGGTCAAATTACGACTGATACCAACAGAGCCTTGGGTTGGAGCTGTTTCATGGGCTTTTGTTTCActtccaaaaatcaaatttgaattaTCACCATTTCGTTTGTTTAACTTAATGG CGATCCCAGTTCTCTCAAT GTTTTTGACAAAACTTCTCACTGAAGATTTGCCTCGACTATTTGTACGTCCGAAGAAAATTGTTCTAGATTTCCagaaaggaaaagcagttgGTCCTGTAGCAAATGATTTCAAATCTGGAGAAATCCAGGATGGAAACAAAGATTTTGTTGGAGAACTATCACTGACTTTAGTTGATGCTCGGAAACTTTCTTATGTTTTCTTTG GTAAAACAGATCCATATGTAACTTTAAGTGTAGGAGATCAAATTATACGCAGTAAAAAAAACAGCCAAACAACTGTCATTGGCCCTCCTGGTGAGCCAATTTGGAATCAG gattttcatatgcttgttgCAAAtcctaaaaaacaaaaattacacaTCCAGGTGAAAGACTCCCTTGGATTTATGGATTTCACCATTGGCACTGGAGAG GTTGATTTGGGATCACTTCAAGACACTGTACCAACGGACAGGATTGTGGTCTTGCGAGGAGGTTGGGGACTGTTCAGAAAGGGGTCTTCTGGGGAGATATTACTTCGACTGACTTATAAGGCCTATGTTGAGGACGAGGAAGATGACAGGAGTGAGGTGCGATCCATCGATGTGGATGCTTCAGATGATGAGATGTCTGATTATGATGAATCAAATGCTAGCTATGTGAGGGGTGGGACTGAATATTCAGATGGAACGGATAAAGAATCATTTATGGATGTTCTAGCAGCTTTGCTCGTGAGCGAGGAATTTCAAGGGATAGTGGCATCTGAAGCGGGAAGTTCAAAAGTTTCAGATGATGTCTCACGTACAGGGTCCACAATACCTATATCACGCAGCCTTAATACTGGATCAATGCCCTCAGATTCTAGCAATAGCTCTGAGTCTTCTAGTG ATGCAGGATCAGCCTTATTTTGGCTCGCTGTGATTACTAGTATTTCAGTGTTAATAGCGTTTAACATTGGTGGTACAAGCTTCTTCAATCCATGA
- the LOC120013500 gene encoding secoisolariciresinol dehydrogenase-like — translation MFIDSFKCAFVCIYVCECIGWKERYVALITGAASSIGECIARHFCKHGAKVIIADIQHQLAHSVCQDIGPAVAHPVYCDVSNESHVENAVNVAVSKFGTLDIMINNAAIADPNKPNIVDNNVADFERGLSVNLTGVFLGTKHAARVMIPNKKGSIISVGSVSSSVGGVASHAYTSAKHGIIGLTKNVAAELGPYGIRVNCLSPYFIATPLALNFFKLENGGQSGVYSNLKKVALQQEDVAEAAIYLGSDESKYMSGHNLALDGGFTTINPAFGLFSRSKLD, via the coding sequence ATGTTTATTGATTCATTTAAATGTgcatttgtatgtatatatgtatgtgaatGTATAGGTTGGAAGGAAAGGTACGTGGCGTTGATCACTGGAGCTGCGAGTAGCATTGGAGAGTGCATAGCAAGGCACTTCTGCAAACATGGAGCCAAAGTCATCATCGCAGACATACAACACCAATTGGCTCACTCTGTTTGCCAAGACATTGGACCGGCGGTCGCGCACCCCGTTTACTGCGACGTATCCAATGAATCCCACGTCGAGAATGCAGTGAACGTTGCAGTCTCCAAGTTTGGCACTCTGGACATAATGATCAACAATGCTGCAATCGCAGACCCCAACAAACCCAACATCGTGGACAACAATGTCGCTGATTTCGAACGCGGTTTGAGCGTCAATCTGACCGGTGTTTTCCTGGGAACCAAACACGCGGCTAGGGTGATGATCCCTAACAAGAAGGGTAGCATAATCAGTGTTGGCAGTGTTAGTTCAAGCGTTGGAGGTGTTGCTTCTCATGCTTACACGAGCGCGAAGCATGGAATCATCGGACTGACTAAGAATGTTGCAGCTGAACTAGGGCCGTATGGAATTCGAGTGAATTGTCTGTCTCCATACTTCATTGCGACCCCATTGGCGCTCAATTTCTTCAAGCTTGAAAATGGAGGTCAATCTGGTGTTTATTCTAATCTGAAAAAGGTGGCTCTTCAACAAGAAGATGTAGCTGAAGCTGCTATTTATTTAGGGAGCGATGAGTCCAAGTATATGAGTGGGCATAATCTGGCTTTGGATGGAGGCTTCACCACCATTAATCCtgcttttggtttgttttcaaGGTCAAAACTGGACTAG